Part of the Chelmon rostratus isolate fCheRos1 chromosome 10, fCheRos1.pri, whole genome shotgun sequence genome is shown below.
CACTTTACAGCATCAACCCAAACTTTGGCAATTCCAAGGCAACATCAATGAGATCCAAAGACCCAGATGCTTTGCCTAAAGGTAACATTGTTGtcttttcaagattcaagagtctttattgtcatgttggcatgtcaatgaaattttcattgcaacccccatgttaggaacagatggtaagaaagataagaagactagaaagaataaaattaagataactaaaataaaataaaccaacatgcaataaaaatattcgtttTAAAGGCTAACTTTTCTATACAGTATATGGTTAACAGTCTTTTGACAAGCACCACATGGAGCAAAATAATGTCAGTGAGACTGAACATGCAGAgtaatttatatttattgtatggatttgtttttaacataacACGTCCAGCCAAGGGGCAGAGACATGTTTTTTGGGTTGTCCGTCTGCaaattttaacacatttgtcTCATAGAATAAAATGATACAGTGAGGGCATTCTGTGtttaaaaggtcaaaggtcagcttcactgtgacatcataatgttcagcaaaaacacttttctgaccTTTATTCAGCACcatcactcaggaacagaagggcagATTTCACGCTCGGTCAAGTTTGCTCAGATACTGAATCGCTGACACTAATCTTGgttgtccaccttgaaactgtgctgattgtagagatcttctgtgctgccgggttgaacgtgtgtgtgaagcatccatggtttacagtttgtagcttctttgcagcatcATCTATAATTGAAGCATTGTTgtccagcacaagctcattggttctgctgatattgatcttcaggtgattgttgttgcaccatatgatgaagctctctatcagtcctctaGACTCCTCTGCAGAAATCATGTGAAGACAACATGTctttcactggacattattaaatttcagttcaattcaattttatttatatatcaccaaatcacaactgaagttgtacctttttattatcaaattccTTTAAAGTCATTGTATATATTATGAGTCTGGGCAGATGTCGAGctaaatgcaacttgactggttgatGGAGGCAAAGAACCACGAGGTGGTAATTCTAGTGTTTTCCTTCAGATAAAAATAACCTCTTATACTGCTGTGATCTGTGTTTGTACCGACAGAAATGGCTGTTCTGGGGCAGGAGCTGATGCTGTGCAAAGCAGATGACATGGCCCTGATCAGAGAGGTTGAATAAACGAGCGTAGATGTAATTGGTTTACAGATACAGATGTTCATTGTGACAATATACtgaaaatgtcctgttttgtgtgtgtcatttttcaaacccTTTATTCAGGGTGACGCAAGTATTCACAGGCAGCTGCAGTTCCTGGAGCAGCTTCTAACTCTAGTCCCTGGCTGCAAGAAGTCGGCTGGGCCCAGATTGGATGCGGAGGCGCTGCTGAACGAGCTCTATGCAGCTGAGAATCTGCCTCACCTTTCACAAATGCTCAAACCCACACTCGACCCCTGGCCGGCACACATCAAGTATGTATGCTGTCTTTGATTATCCTGTTTTACACACGTTATATCCCTCCCTTGTGTTTGCACGTTGTCATTCTCTCTTTTAGCTGTAATTCCAAGAAGAGACCGAGTGAAAGTTTAGTAGATCTTCATGTATTACATGACTCCTGTTGTTAGCAAGCAGCACCAGGTTCCCCTCTCCCACACGTTTTCCTTACCTCACAGGGCTTTACGTAAGGGCATCAAGTCATCTTCTAAGCCGAGTCGAGAAGAGGCAGCTGATGTGGCCACCCTTCTTCAGATGACTCAGTCAGCACTGGAGCAGCTACAGTCAGAGGTATGGTCGTCATGTGGCCGGTGATGCCTGCAGTATTATAGAGCTTTCAACTGAAACAGGGTGTCCACAATCACACACAATCAAAGTTAGTTTTGTAATGTTCTTTGGATAAGTATTAGAATGCACAAGCACAGAGCCCATAGATTTGGCTTGTCAGGTCATTGTAGTAATGCCTGCTATCTGTTTGCTGTGTTCTTCTCTTTCTACCCTCTGTTCTCCTCAGTGTGAGTTCCTGAACAGTGAGGCACAGAGTTGTGACGTCTTCTCTCCAAGCTCACTGCGCGTGGCAGCTTGTGACCTCCAGCAGCTGATGTCTACTTTCAGCCATGTTTTCGAAACAGACTTGAGAGCTTACTGCAGCAGAGATCCTCCCAGCTTCAGCGCAGAGACCGACATCTTTCAGAGAGTGCACCAGCTATTGCTGGCCTTCATCACGGTACTCACATGTTTGTTGAAAACGTGTGCCGACATACACGAGAAATCTGTCTCAAGCCTGACCTGTAGAAACCAGTCATACTGACACTTTTACTCTCGTGTCTTGTTTCTCAGGAGTTGGAAATGTTAAAGCAAGTATCAGAAGCTTCTGTGTCCGTGAATGAGGAAGTAAACCAGCTCCAAACGCAGCCTTGCTACCAGAGTCGAGGAGAGAAGCTGACATCACGTAAATGAACATTTGctttcacatacacactcacacatacagtttgttgcactttgtgaaatatttatttcctgcttttgtttttgtccagagAACCAACTGGAGGAACTTACCAGGCGAATTAGAAGCTTTTTCTCCCTGCTCCATTCCTGATGGTGTCCCTTAACATACCTTTGACCTGATGGCTTCATGCACTGCACAGACACTGGCCAAAAACCACCAGGGTCAAAGTTCATTGACTGCTGATGTGAGCATGCACTCAAAATAATGCAGCAATTATGGAAGTCACAGTCTGATCTGTGATTAGTGTTTGATTTCTCAGAAGTTAACCAGTGCCAGCCACTGTTACTTAGATGTTTCAGCAGAACTGCACTCATCTTCCTGTTTTGAAAGAACTGATCCTCGCTGATGGAGTCATACGCCCAGTTGATTGAGGGGCAGGTTTTGTCATTACCATCAAAATGCTGGATTGCTCCACAGTGATGAGCAGAAGGGGTTCAGTGGGTGGATGTCCATTTTGCTGGGATAGTATCAAATATATAATAACAATTCAGcggtcttttttttgtctctcaccCTAACTTGTATTGTCCTTTGATGTACTTAATATAAACATGTATATGCTATAactgaataaatgtaaatgttttatacCTCAATTGTAATAGGTGtaatttttttcctcttttgtgctCTTTTTGGGCTGCAATGATTAGTTTATCAACATTTGTGATCAATTGTTTTAAGTTTAtccaaaaaaaacagctttagaCAACACAAGACATATGTCCCTGCCTCTGATTAGTTCACAGGAGTAATAACACAACAGGCAGTGGGCTATGTTTACTTTAATGTTGCATTCATTACATACAAGTATGTACACCCCTATGATCCCATTGCTTCAACATCTCGCCCCCGtgtacataaatataaaaaaaagtccatCCACATGGATAGAAATATGTTCTTAAGTCCAGCAGAAGAGTGCCAAGGTGTTGACCTGCCGGCTGATCCCAGTGCCAGGTGAGCAGTCCTCTCCATCTGCACCTGAGCATGATGGGACAGTCCTGGAGGCTCAGCGCTGCCTCCTCACCTCAGTCAGAAGCCTTTGCTGGCCAACCATTCCCGTAGCTCGTTATCgaagtgacctttgaccttcagaGTCATGGTGACCTCATTGACCTGTGTAGGCAGCTCTTTCCCCGTCACCTCCTTGAGATGCTGCTTCACGTCCCTCTCCAGAGCCCAAATGTCCCCCTCCACTTTCCGCACCAGCGTCGTCTTGCGGCTGCCGTGGGTCAGGTCGGTGTAAACCGGGATGTTGTGCATGCGGGAGCGGCGGATCATGTAGGGAAGAGGCGGCGGTGAATGTGCCGGAGGGGTCCAACCAGACGGCGTGACACCGGCGTGTTTGGGCGGAGCGGGGACCCGTGACGGTGGGATGAGCCGCTCTACGAACTTGTATTCCTCCGTAGACTCCAATATCACgggctttttttcttctggaccGCCGTTACTCACAAACCTGAGCCCGGCAGCGGCGGCAGGACCTGCTGTCCGGCTGCGTAGGCTGAGACCAAGCAGCGCCCGGCGGACCGCGGCGGAATGAAGGGTGAAGCAGGCCGCCATGTTGTGAAGTGGTGTAAGTCAGCTGACCCGGAAGTAGTCAAGCACTTCCTGTAGCAGCAGGCAATTCCTttataacaaataaataaattagtcAGTTTcgtgttgtttattttattagggacacggggcacgctccgagtcacttattactatcccgcgcgtttcttcttatttttcatcttccttcaaattttcgtcccttaactcgtcccgcagctttgagaaaaccctcgcaaattatatatcaaaacgtgcggtttgatcgggatcggtgtgctattacgacgcgaaaaactgcgataaatttcccataagaaatgaatgggggagttcctcaaatttcagcctttttcaattgtccactgcttcgccatactttctcctagagacttcattcaaactttaaaacgtagataattttgtcggctcgaaatgaccctcggcacattttgataaatcttacggttttcgagctatgaccatcgaaggccgacgtaagacgcgaaaaactgcgataaatttcccataagaaatgaatggggaaatttcctcaaatttcagcctttttcaattgtccgcagctcggccatactttctcctagagacttcattcaaagtttaaaacgtagataaatttgtcagctcaaaattaacaccggcacattttttgatatctcttacggttttcgagctatgaccatctgaagaccatcaagtttctcacaaaaatgctcagaatttctccccctagagtgggtaatttcaaaagttagagtgagacagccggtgagaaatcgcctgaaatgtgtttctaaaattgccgtaaaatccaaacggtgaataggagacacataattttgggatcttttgtagacaaacttgtcctctttcatgtgatgtcctcgaaaaagccgagagacgtactgaatttaaatagtgagactgTGTGCAGCCaactccctcctgctctcccatggactccaatgtaaaaattcagagctgttttgtgagaaaagcagaaatgcctcctgtctttagatcgccataaaaacaaaagttgttgtctcaggaataaaacgagatgatattcggactcaggaaggtcgGGAGTCCagtgatctatagtacactctgataggaggtacggttctctcaccagaggatttagttcaggaggttcgccgaacccaaatctcactgcatacaatacaaactcctgttctctgagtcgcagcctgccggacagtgtcttttaaatcgaccattttgtcatttttctaaagaatatctggacataaaacacacgtacatctggcccagacttgtccgcatctcacagtgtaatcggttttttgatagcagctacggttttgtcacaatcgcaagttgttcggaagaaaccgacagcgaaaaagccgcttttcaagggaagagtttaacaggtgcaactgtcatttacacacacaccggtcaataacccacgcacacacatctgcaggacaaccagcctgagagtgattattttaacgagctcagtcaaaacaagggcattgtttgaaaacaatctccgtccaacaagcagttaaactcagcttcacaaagctctttgccaaaaaggttgagacagtagtcacacaaatgcacacacaaaaagggctaaccaacagctaaaaagtgattaaaaacagcacgtcaaaactgaacaggaacaggtaaacagtgggagaggtgcagaggtaattatcagcaggtggggcagaagttacacaggcacacacacacacacacacacacacacacattcagacacatatatactatacacatctccatgtaggagctggttgggctgcttgtgtagttcaagcagacacacacacacagacgaagacacacacaggtaaacagtgggagaggtgcagaggtaattatcaggaggtggggcagaagttacacacacacacacacacacacacattcagacacacatataccagacacatctccatgtaggagctggttgggctgcttgtgtagttcaagcagacacacacacacaaacagatgaagacacacacatacgcagtcacacacaacgacagatacacaaacacacacacacacagacaaatgcataatgaaaaccccatccccccgcccccttgttaacgccgttagctctattagctctgttagcacagttagctctgttagcgctagcgccgttagctctattcgcaccgttagctgttagctctgttagtgttagctctgttagctccgttagcattagctccattcatgtttattgattcagttcattaattcatgttaacagagacatgaagcagaggagaaagccacagaaaaactgggaccagttcattaatcagggactgactacctgatatctgctgttttctcaaattgcagcctttttcaattgtccactgcttcgccatagtttctcctagagacttcattaaaactttaaaacgtagataattttgtcggcttaaacacaccccgtgtccctttcaaaatttcccagagggtATTTTCTAGTTGATTCTACTCATTcatttatatatacagtataaggAATCCAGTCTCTGCTGCTTCATTGGATCTAAGGTCACTGTCCTTTTGTTCTCGAGCTCCTGCATTACAAAGTCGTGTGTAGCCTTCAATAAGGactactgtttgttttttgtttcagctgtgcttttcctgccatgAGCCATAATGTCTGCCATGAAAAAGGTCTAACATATTTTCTGGTGTTTAAAATTAATGGCAAATTGTGTAAAAGCTCCTGTAGCCTGCAGTACAGTGGCCTCTACTGGACAATGTAAATGATGACAGAAATGTTGAAGGTACTACatacatttaaagttttaccactctttctttgtctcaAGTATCGTTTCTTACCACCTTACtcacctgatgacccccagagacgtgttaggaatcactgctctttggcatgtatagaggcagattagggctccaaggttcttcactgagaacgaatcctctttttgagcacaagtatcttgtgtttaaattaacttacaTGTTACAGCATGTACTTTAGTAAATGTACTCCTATTCACGTGGAAGTTTGTCAAGATAACTTTTACCTTAATAATACTGTAAGTGCTTGGACTTGTTCATGGCATAGACCAAACACAAATGTTCAGAACAATTCAAGATGTTTGCAGATCTACATGGCATGAAAAAGCGCAAACCTTTTGCCTTATGAAGGTGTGGACAATGGAGAAGTAAGTGCTTCTGAATCACTGCTGTGGACGCTGTTCTTCCTCTTATTGAAATATTATGTCAAGTCACTTTCTGATACTGAGTGTTTTTGTAAGCTGTCACACATGAAGGAGACAGAGTTGTAAACCTTTCTGTTATTCACTGTGGGAAGAAACTGAAGCCCTACCAGGGTGAGGTAGAAAGTGATCATATGTGTTGTGAGCAGCAGTGGGAGGGTCTCTGTCAGGTCGCTGTAACTGGACAAGTTGCCTGACTTGTTCTTCCTGCCAACTGGCTCACCCCTCTGTAATGTAAGAGCAACAGTGATCTCTGACGACATCTGAACACACTCACCGcggcacagagctgctggatcTGCAGTTATCGCAGAGGGCAGAATGACCACAGAGAGCATGGCTCTGAATAAACTAGGCGACGTAGAGGTaagcaacacaaacaatattcattcattcacatttacaCCATGAGTCACTTCCATGCTTCTTATTTCCTTaatcatatttattcatttatataagCAGTATTTCAAACTCAGGTGCTCTGTTAAACAACtgctttctgttctgctctgtttttgttctgctcttttctctctttgtcctgttctggtctgtttgttctcttttgtgctgttctgctctgttctctctctgttctgctctgttctctttttgtgctgttctgctctgttctctttctgttctgctctattctctttctgttctgttctctttttgttctgttctgctctgttctgttctctttttgtgctgttctgctctgttctctttctgtttctctgttcgttgttgtttctgtgctctttcttctgctctgttctctttttttctgctctgctctctttctgctttgctctctgttctgctctgctctgttttttgctgcttttctctgctctgtttctgccttctgttttctgctctttctctctgttctgcttttgttcttttgtttttttttttttgcttgttctctgttctgctctgttctctttctgttctgctctgttctctttttgtgctgttctgttctgctctgttctctttctgttctgctctgttctctttttgtgctgttctgctctgttctctttctgttctgctctgttctctttctgttctgctctgttctctttttgtgctgttctgctctgctctgttctctttctgttctgctctgttctctttctgttctgctctgttctctttctgttctgctctgttctctttttgtgctgttctgctctgt
Proteins encoded:
- the mrpl49 gene encoding mitochondrial ribosomal protein L49, yielding MAACFTLHSAAVRRALLGLSLRSRTAGPAAAAGLRFVSNGGPEEKKPVILESTEEYKFVERLIPPSRVPAPPKHAGVTPSGWTPPAHSPPPLPYMIRRSRMHNIPVYTDLTHGSRKTTLVRKVEGDIWALERDVKQHLKEVTGKELPTQVNEVTMTLKVKGHFDNELREWLASKGF
- the haus7 gene encoding HAUS augmin-like complex subunit 7; amino-acid sequence: MAGALNEEELVRRVYAALQAASCPLVEGLELQEADSMLELLCVPSQHRTNILKWICSSINPNFGNSKATSMRSKDPDALPKEMAVLGQELMLCKADDMALIREGDASIHRQLQFLEQLLTLVPGCKKSAGPRLDAEALLNELYAAENLPHLSQMLKPTLDPWPAHIKALRKGIKSSSKPSREEAADVATLLQMTQSALEQLQSECEFLNSEAQSCDVFSPSSLRVAACDLQQLMSTFSHVFETDLRAYCSRDPPSFSAETDIFQRVHQLLLAFITELEMLKQVSEASVSVNEEVNQLQTQPCYQSRGEKLTSQNQLEELTRRIRSFFSLLHS